One window of the Allorhizobium ampelinum S4 genome contains the following:
- the pbpC gene encoding penicillin-binding protein 1C, which translates to MRRSKTFSLVLLTCLLVGGAVWHGLNRLDAAFPPPLDAISPNSAELLDADGQLLRAFTTQEGRWRLKTVAADVDPLLVRMLVAYEDRRFYQHSGVDGLALGRAALQLIRHGRIVSGASTLSMQVARLIEPRKSRSFLAKTQQALRAIQIEHRLDKAAILDLYLTHAPYGGNLEGVRAASLAYFGKEPKHLTPAQAALLVALPQLPERRRPDRFADNALAARDRVLARMEKAGIVSAQDRQLASAVPIPQTRLELPMLAAHVGDAERRKRPESLTYPTTLKKDAQAALETVARQAAQRLPPKVSVAILAADIRTGEILARVGSAAYLDASRSGWIDMTRIKRSPGSTLKPLIYGLAFEQGLIAQDTVIEDRPADFAGYRPKNFDMHYQGDVTIRDALQLSLNVPAVRLLEAVGPSQLLARLKRADIRIDLPKAETPGLAIALGGAGTTLKDLVGLYAALARQGSAIRLRDCAMPSGAHVQPGRLLEPAAAWNVTDILSGVAPPLGALTGRIAYKTGTSYGYRDGWSIGYDGRTVIGVWIGRADNSAIPGLTGYGTAAPVLFEAFARSKLPQAPLPPPPEGALRIAKSDLTPGLRRFSRDASGLIALNAREKPPMIVYPPEGAHVELGRTADGAQLPLVLKLQAGRAPFRWLANGQALPDLARTRTTRWTPDGNGYSTLTVIDASGRSASVGIFLQ; encoded by the coding sequence ATCCGGCGCAGCAAGACATTCAGCTTGGTGCTGCTGACCTGCCTGCTTGTGGGCGGGGCGGTTTGGCATGGGCTGAACCGGCTGGATGCGGCCTTCCCGCCGCCGCTTGATGCGATCAGCCCGAATTCGGCGGAACTTCTGGATGCCGATGGGCAATTGCTGCGGGCCTTCACCACGCAGGAAGGCCGCTGGCGGCTGAAAACCGTGGCCGCCGATGTCGATCCTTTGCTGGTACGCATGCTGGTCGCTTATGAGGACCGGCGTTTCTATCAGCATTCCGGTGTCGATGGGCTGGCGCTTGGTCGGGCGGCTCTTCAACTCATCCGCCATGGCCGGATCGTGTCAGGTGCCTCAACGCTGTCCATGCAGGTGGCAAGGCTGATCGAACCTCGAAAATCACGCTCCTTTCTGGCCAAGACCCAGCAGGCATTGCGGGCCATCCAGATCGAGCACCGGTTGGACAAGGCCGCCATTCTCGATCTCTACCTGACGCATGCCCCCTATGGCGGCAATCTCGAAGGGGTGCGGGCCGCCTCGCTTGCCTATTTCGGCAAGGAGCCGAAACATCTGACGCCTGCGCAAGCAGCACTGCTTGTCGCCCTGCCGCAATTGCCGGAACGGCGGCGGCCCGACCGCTTTGCCGATAACGCCCTTGCCGCCCGCGACCGGGTGCTGGCCCGCATGGAAAAAGCCGGCATTGTTTCTGCGCAGGACCGGCAATTGGCAAGCGCCGTGCCGATCCCGCAGACAAGGCTGGAATTGCCGATGCTCGCGGCCCATGTCGGCGATGCCGAGCGACGCAAGCGGCCAGAAAGCCTGACCTATCCGACCACACTCAAAAAAGACGCGCAGGCCGCGCTGGAAACCGTGGCGAGACAAGCCGCCCAAAGACTTCCGCCAAAAGTTTCCGTGGCAATCCTGGCCGCCGACATCCGCACCGGCGAGATCCTCGCCCGGGTCGGTTCCGCCGCCTATCTCGATGCCAGCCGCTCCGGCTGGATCGACATGACGCGCATCAAGCGATCGCCGGGCTCGACGCTGAAGCCGCTGATCTACGGCCTGGCTTTCGAGCAGGGCCTGATCGCCCAGGATACGGTGATCGAAGACCGTCCCGCCGATTTCGCCGGCTATCGGCCGAAAAATTTCGACATGCATTATCAGGGCGACGTCACCATTCGCGATGCCCTGCAACTGTCGCTGAACGTGCCGGCGGTCCGCTTGCTGGAAGCGGTCGGCCCTTCGCAATTGCTTGCCCGGCTGAAACGAGCCGATATCAGGATCGATCTGCCCAAGGCAGAAACCCCGGGGCTGGCCATCGCGTTGGGCGGTGCCGGTACGACGTTGAAGGATCTCGTCGGGCTTTATGCCGCCCTTGCCCGGCAAGGCAGCGCCATCCGACTGCGCGACTGCGCTATGCCCAGTGGCGCTCATGTTCAGCCCGGACGCCTGCTGGAACCGGCAGCGGCCTGGAACGTCACCGATATCCTGTCCGGCGTCGCCCCGCCGCTTGGCGCGCTGACTGGTCGGATCGCCTATAAAACCGGCACCAGCTACGGCTACCGCGATGGCTGGTCTATCGGTTATGATGGCCGCACGGTGATTGGTGTGTGGATTGGCAGGGCGGATAACAGTGCCATTCCCGGCCTGACCGGCTATGGCACCGCAGCCCCTGTTTTGTTTGAGGCTTTTGCCCGGTCCAAACTGCCGCAAGCCCCCCTGCCCCCGCCGCCGGAGGGCGCCTTGCGGATCGCCAAGAGCGATCTGACACCCGGCCTCAGGCGCTTCTCACGCGACGCCAGCGGCTTGATTGCCCTCAATGCGCGCGAAAAACCGCCGATGATCGTCTATCCCCCGGAAGGCGCCCATGTGGAACTCGGCCGGACCGCCGATGGCGCGCAGCTCCCGCTGGTGCTGAAACTTCAGGCGGGCCGCGCGCCCTTCCGCTGGCTGGCCAATGGACAGGCCTTGCCGGATCTCGCCCGCACCCGCACCACCCGCTGGACACCCGATGGCAATGGTTACTCGACACTAACGGTGATCGATGCGAGCGGGCGTAGTGCCAGCGTTGGCATTTTCCTTCAATAA
- a CDS encoding methyl-accepting chemotaxis protein: MFIDRLLSRFRIQTKVLIFILPFVVTIGAVGFTGLYASGLLQGRMEISNSVLQSLSGFRDVSIAMTEFLDKATEQSRNAVTEKLKEQQRVLKRTLDQLDANADGRSELEKASTAVDGVVSHMGTLWSLHETEANLIKDMNQGTANIVAAQNDLSEAMKKVTLSIQADETAAKQMLRDADKIALTSSFLTDINRKFGSLPTPEEKFDYVAANLAEMKTRQPPLAAALPEKNKSAARTIETIVKDLGDMVTAGDKSPEVAEAMATKLRNFTQLSAYLGLAAQQKMKDATARFGEMDVPLEKAQLLLTDGRGLIDAAYRFQITTASFMLAPTEQNLTSLRREFAGLKTALAALKGTSGSFGLYAPLEAKLSPAIALMEKASTELVKISQDRQSNFQTASTDLDRIWQQLTSFAEMQKVSAGEERRDANSISIGAMTLGLLISLFAGIGLVLTFKGPIGQITAAMRRLADGKLDTGISGEARVDEIGEMARALGVFKQNALSKIEIEQRSEAERNEAEEERRRNDAEKQAVDRQIEFAVNALAGGLGRLASGDISVTIDTPFTGRLEQLRVDFNTSLQNLQDTMRQIRANTYMIQRNAGEMTAAADDLAKRTEQQAASLEQTAAAVDEITVTVKSSTEQAQAANTIVAETKTAADTSSKVVASAIDAMGRIENASGQIVQIIDVIDEIAFQTNLLALNAGVEAARAGEAGKGFAVVAQEVRELAQRSANAAKDIKALINTSSTEVAAGAKLVQRTGEVLSEISTKIVSVSQRVEAIALASRDQSTALGEVNSAVNGMDQMTQRNAAMVEETNAATRQLADEADTLMGLVDQFKLGADPRDRAQTRAA; the protein is encoded by the coding sequence ATGTTCATAGATCGCTTGCTGTCGCGTTTCCGCATTCAGACCAAGGTATTGATTTTCATCCTTCCCTTCGTCGTCACCATCGGCGCGGTCGGCTTCACCGGTCTCTATGCCTCCGGCCTGCTTCAAGGTCGAATGGAGATTTCCAACAGCGTGCTGCAATCCTTGAGCGGGTTTCGCGACGTCTCTATCGCGATGACGGAATTTCTCGACAAGGCCACAGAGCAAAGCCGCAATGCGGTCACCGAAAAGCTGAAAGAACAGCAGCGGGTGCTCAAGCGCACGCTGGATCAACTCGATGCCAATGCCGATGGCCGAAGCGAGTTGGAAAAGGCTTCGACCGCCGTCGATGGCGTCGTCAGCCACATGGGCACGCTTTGGTCGCTGCACGAAACGGAAGCCAACCTGATCAAGGATATGAACCAGGGCACCGCCAATATTGTCGCCGCCCAGAATGATCTGTCGGAGGCCATGAAGAAAGTGACCTTGTCGATCCAGGCTGACGAGACCGCCGCCAAGCAGATGCTGCGCGATGCCGACAAGATTGCACTGACCAGCAGTTTTCTGACGGATATCAATCGCAAATTCGGCAGCCTGCCGACCCCGGAAGAGAAATTCGACTACGTTGCGGCCAATCTCGCCGAAATGAAGACCCGCCAGCCACCCCTGGCCGCTGCCCTGCCGGAAAAGAACAAATCCGCCGCCCGGACCATTGAGACCATCGTCAAGGATCTCGGCGACATGGTCACAGCAGGTGACAAATCGCCGGAAGTGGCCGAGGCCATGGCGACCAAGCTGCGGAATTTTACCCAGCTTTCTGCCTATCTCGGCCTTGCCGCCCAACAGAAAATGAAGGATGCCACAGCCCGCTTCGGCGAAATGGACGTGCCGCTGGAAAAGGCGCAGCTGCTTTTGACCGACGGGCGCGGCCTGATCGATGCCGCCTACAGGTTCCAGATCACCACCGCCAGCTTCATGCTGGCACCGACCGAGCAGAATCTCACCAGCCTGCGTCGGGAATTCGCCGGGTTAAAAACAGCGCTCGCTGCACTCAAAGGCACATCCGGCTCGTTTGGCCTCTATGCGCCGCTTGAAGCCAAGCTGTCGCCCGCCATCGCCCTGATGGAAAAGGCCAGCACCGAACTGGTCAAGATCAGCCAGGATCGCCAATCCAACTTCCAGACCGCCAGCACCGACCTCGACCGCATCTGGCAGCAGCTGACATCTTTTGCCGAAATGCAAAAAGTCAGCGCCGGGGAAGAACGTCGTGACGCCAATTCGATTTCCATCGGCGCCATGACCCTCGGCCTGCTGATTTCACTGTTTGCCGGTATCGGCCTCGTTCTCACCTTCAAGGGACCGATCGGCCAGATTACCGCGGCCATGCGTCGCCTGGCCGATGGCAAGCTGGACACCGGCATCAGCGGGGAAGCCCGTGTCGATGAAATCGGCGAAATGGCCCGCGCGCTCGGCGTGTTCAAGCAGAATGCACTGTCGAAAATCGAGATCGAGCAGCGCAGCGAGGCTGAGCGCAATGAAGCAGAGGAAGAACGCCGCCGCAACGATGCGGAAAAACAGGCGGTCGACCGACAGATCGAATTTGCCGTCAACGCCCTGGCGGGGGGATTGGGGCGGCTGGCCAGCGGCGATATCTCCGTCACCATCGATACGCCTTTTACCGGTCGTCTCGAACAATTGCGCGTCGATTTCAACACGTCGCTGCAAAACCTTCAGGACACGATGCGCCAGATCCGCGCCAATACCTATATGATCCAGCGCAATGCAGGCGAAATGACCGCTGCCGCCGATGACTTGGCCAAACGCACCGAACAGCAGGCCGCATCGCTGGAACAGACCGCCGCAGCCGTCGATGAAATCACCGTGACGGTGAAATCTTCGACCGAACAGGCGCAGGCCGCCAACACCATCGTTGCCGAGACAAAAACCGCTGCCGATACCTCCTCCAAGGTCGTCGCCAGCGCCATTGATGCCATGGGCCGGATCGAAAATGCCTCCGGCCAGATTGTCCAGATCATCGACGTCATTGACGAAATCGCCTTCCAGACCAACCTGCTGGCGCTAAACGCTGGCGTCGAAGCGGCCCGCGCCGGGGAAGCGGGCAAGGGCTTTGCGGTCGTTGCCCAGGAAGTACGCGAACTGGCGCAACGCTCGGCCAATGCCGCCAAGGATATCAAGGCGCTGATCAACACGTCGAGCACGGAAGTCGCCGCCGGTGCAAAGCTGGTGCAGCGCACCGGCGAGGTTCTTTCGGAAATCTCGACGAAAATCGTCAGCGTTTCACAGAGGGTCGAAGCGATTGCGCTGGCCAGCCGCGACCAGTCCACGGCCTTGGGCGAGGTCAATTCCGCCGTCAACGGCATGGACCAGATGACCCAGCGCAATGCCGCCATGGTCGAGGAAACCAATGCCGCCACCCGCCAATTGGCCGACGAAGCCGATACGCTGATGGGTCTGGTCGATCAGTTCAAGCTTGGTGCCGATCCAAGAGACCGGGCACAGACCAGAGCCGCCTGA